A portion of the Stigmatella aurantiaca DW4/3-1 genome contains these proteins:
- a CDS encoding AHH domain-containing protein, whose protein sequence is MPPWRMLWKAEALFLALLVGCASVPRVPLVEDTGQGKAVVHVPRTADLQPVELEEGEFHQAVRRLAREVRLTGTPRQTAEQAFQIDPQSGHYLYLQREKKLVPAGGEPWDGTLTKEDLTLAERYRLWCRSAYNFYGDCLGGALVSGRYLDMQGRYVWALAMSKSPVLDEMKKALGEMVEFHALMSAALWTLGSMLLILLLNPVAPALVAVLGVGMLLYVGYDTLRNLVTGWAELTGTAKVATTFEEIREAGERFGRTIGRESARAFALLLVAAIGSTAQRFAAKVPTLPGSAQAAMQAEGEAGIWLPALGTVEEIAVSAEGVRITLPANAVAMAARPSRGKGPCVETHHIATICNGKDTKRGGPWTPRFRQIFAKAGMSMEDPANKMPLSGHYGPHPERYHQLVYEELDDATATCRTVVECREGLTRALKALAKEIATPRTELNQLVTRSPPR, encoded by the coding sequence ATGCCGCCGTGGAGGATGCTCTGGAAGGCCGAAGCGCTGTTCCTTGCGTTGCTCGTGGGGTGCGCCAGCGTCCCTCGGGTCCCCCTGGTGGAGGACACCGGCCAGGGTAAAGCCGTCGTCCACGTTCCCCGCACGGCGGACCTGCAACCGGTGGAACTGGAGGAAGGAGAATTCCATCAGGCCGTGAGGCGCCTTGCGCGCGAGGTGCGGCTGACAGGTACGCCGCGCCAGACGGCAGAGCAGGCGTTTCAGATAGACCCGCAGAGCGGCCATTACCTCTACCTTCAGCGGGAGAAGAAGCTGGTGCCAGCAGGGGGCGAGCCCTGGGACGGCACGTTGACGAAAGAGGACCTGACGCTGGCAGAACGCTATCGGCTCTGGTGCCGGAGCGCCTACAACTTCTATGGAGACTGTCTCGGGGGCGCGCTGGTTTCAGGGCGCTACCTGGACATGCAAGGCCGTTACGTCTGGGCGCTGGCCATGAGCAAGAGCCCGGTGCTGGACGAGATGAAGAAGGCGCTCGGAGAGATGGTGGAATTCCACGCGCTCATGAGCGCGGCCCTGTGGACGCTGGGTTCCATGCTGCTGATCCTGCTCCTCAACCCCGTGGCTCCGGCGCTGGTGGCGGTCTTGGGCGTCGGGATGCTCCTATATGTAGGCTACGACACGCTCCGGAACCTCGTGACGGGCTGGGCCGAGTTGACTGGGACGGCGAAGGTCGCCACCACCTTCGAGGAGATCCGAGAGGCAGGTGAGCGCTTCGGGAGGACCATCGGGCGAGAGTCCGCGCGCGCGTTCGCCCTGCTTCTGGTGGCGGCCATTGGCTCGACGGCGCAACGGTTCGCGGCGAAGGTGCCGACGCTGCCCGGTTCGGCACAGGCGGCCATGCAGGCCGAGGGTGAGGCAGGAATCTGGCTGCCCGCGCTGGGGACGGTGGAGGAGATCGCGGTCAGTGCCGAGGGCGTCCGCATCACGCTTCCCGCAAACGCGGTGGCCATGGCGGCGCGCCCCAGTCGCGGCAAAGGCCCCTGCGTCGAGACGCACCACATCGCCACCATCTGCAACGGGAAGGACACCAAGCGCGGCGGCCCGTGGACGCCGAGGTTCCGGCAGATCTTCGCCAAGGCGGGCATGTCGATGGAGGACCCCGCGAACAAGATGCCTCTGTCGGGGCACTATGGACCGCACCCGGAGCGGTATCACCAGCTCGTCTACGAAGAACTGGACGACGCAACGGCGACCTGTCGTACAGTCGTGGAGTGCCGTGAGGGGCTGACGCGGGCCCTCAAGGCTCTGGCGAAGGAAATCGCAACCCCGAGGACAGAGCTGAACCAACTCGTCACCCGGTCGCCTCCGCGCTAA